From Astyanax mexicanus isolate ESR-SI-001 chromosome 13, AstMex3_surface, whole genome shotgun sequence, the proteins below share one genomic window:
- the LOC111197517 gene encoding butyrophilin-like protein 8 isoform X2 has translation MQYVWVILLFLPSALSQSDGRFRVVVPEAPVSSVSGSDVVLSCSVREFDRQNIMKNAVDLTVTWSRPDLKDSLVHLYENHKNLNTDQNPSYRGRTAVFKEELKNGDVSLKLSNVRITDEGEYTCRVDSKFWEDSKTIKLSVEGTHSPSLLQGWTHPEYTGKFEVVGPEAPVFSVSGSDVVLPCSVRELGNPNIMVNAVNMNVTWSRSDLNDSLVHLYGNHKDLNTDQNPFYRGRTAVFKEELKNGDVSLKLSNVRITDEGEYTCRVDSKFWEDSKTTKLSVEAVGSEPVITVEKYESGKFTLLCESKGWYPEPELQWKNSKGVNVTAETETQEVADLFNVKSRITVEEIDSYYCSVTQRVHEKEERIDAQSLHESESH, from the exons AGTCTGATGGCAGGTTCAGGGTGGTGGTTCCAGAAGCTCCTGTTTCCAGTGTTTCTGGTTCTGATGTTGTTCTGTCGTGTTCTGTACGAGAGTTTGATCGTCAGAACATCATGAAGAACGCTGTGGATCTGACCGTTACTTGGTCCAGACCAGACCTGAAAGATTCACTGGTTCATCTCTATGAGAATCATAAAAATCTAAACACAGATCAGAATCCTTCTTACAGAGGAAGAACCGCTGTGTTTAAAGAGGAGCTGAAGAATGGAGACGTCTCACTGAAACTCTCCAACGTTCGGATTACTGATGAAGGAGAATACACATGCAGAGTTGACTCTAAGTTCTGGGAGGATTCTAAAACTATTAAACTCTCAGTTGAAG GTACACACTCCCCCTCTCTTCTGCAAGGATGGACTCACCCAG AGTATACAGGGAAGTTTGAGGTGGTGGGTCCAGAAGCTCCTGTTTTCAGTGTTTCTGGTTCTGATGTTGTTCTGCCGTGTTCTGTACGAGAGTTGGGTAATCCAAACATCATGGTGAACGCTGTGAATATGAACGTTACTTGGTCCAGATCAGACCTGAATGATTCACTGGTTCATCTCTACGGGAATCATAAAGATCTAAACACAGATCAGAATCCTTTTTACAGAGGAAGAACCGCTGTGTTTAAAGAGGAGCTGAAGAATGGAGACGTCTCACTGAAACTCTCCAACGTTCGGATTACTGATGAAGGAGAATACACATGCAGAGTTGACTCTAAGTTCTGGGAGGATTCTAAAACTACTAAACTCTCAGTTGAAG ctgtgggAAGTGAACCAGTGATCACTGTGGAGAAATATGAATCAGGAAAGTTCACTTTACTGTGTGAATCTAAAGGCTGGTATCCTGAACCTGAGCTTCAGTGGAAAAACAGTAAAGGAGTTAATGTGACTGCAGAAACAGAAACTCAGGAAGTCGCTGATCTCTTTAATGTGAAAAGCAGAATCACAGTAGAGGAAATCGACTCATACTACTGCTCAGTGACACAGAGAGTTCATGAGAAGGAGGAACGGATTGATGCTCAATCCCTGCACG
- the LOC111197517 gene encoding butyrophilin-like protein 2 isoform X1 — protein MQYVWVILLFLPSALSQSDGRFRVVVPEAPVSSVSGSDVVLSCSVREFDRQNIMKNAVDLTVTWSRPDLKDSLVHLYENHKNLNTDQNPSYRGRTAVFKEELKNGDVSLKLSNVRITDEGEYTCRVDSKFWEDSKTIKLSVEAVGSEPVITMEKYESGKFSLLCESKGWYPEPELQWKNSKGVNVTAETETQAVADLFNVKSRITVEEIDSYYCSVTQRVHEKEERIDAQSLHGTHSPSLLQGWTHPEYTGKFEVVGPEAPVFSVSGSDVVLPCSVRELGNPNIMVNAVNMNVTWSRSDLNDSLVHLYGNHKDLNTDQNPFYRGRTAVFKEELKNGDVSLKLSNVRITDEGEYTCRVDSKFWEDSKTTKLSVEAVGSEPVITVEKYESGKFTLLCESKGWYPEPELQWKNSKGVNVTAETETQEVADLFNVKSRITVEEIDSYYCSVTQRVHEKEERIDAQSLHESESH, from the exons AGTCTGATGGCAGGTTCAGGGTGGTGGTTCCAGAAGCTCCTGTTTCCAGTGTTTCTGGTTCTGATGTTGTTCTGTCGTGTTCTGTACGAGAGTTTGATCGTCAGAACATCATGAAGAACGCTGTGGATCTGACCGTTACTTGGTCCAGACCAGACCTGAAAGATTCACTGGTTCATCTCTATGAGAATCATAAAAATCTAAACACAGATCAGAATCCTTCTTACAGAGGAAGAACCGCTGTGTTTAAAGAGGAGCTGAAGAATGGAGACGTCTCACTGAAACTCTCCAACGTTCGGATTACTGATGAAGGAGAATACACATGCAGAGTTGACTCTAAGTTCTGGGAGGATTCTAAAACTATTAAACTCTCAGTTGAAG CTGTGGGAAGTGAACCAGTGATCACTATGGAGAAATATGAATCAGGAAAGTTCAGTTTACTGTGTGAATCTAAAGGCTGGTATCCTGAACCTGAGCTTCAGTGGAAAAACAGTAAAGGAGTTAATGTGACTGCAGAAACAGAAACTCAGGCAGTCGCTGATCTCTTTAATGTGAAAAGCAGAATCACAGTAGAGGAAATCGACTCATACTACTGCTCAGTGACACAGAGAGTTCATGAGAAGGAGGAACGGATTGATGCTCAATCCCTGCACG GTACACACTCCCCCTCTCTTCTGCAAGGATGGACTCACCCAG AGTATACAGGGAAGTTTGAGGTGGTGGGTCCAGAAGCTCCTGTTTTCAGTGTTTCTGGTTCTGATGTTGTTCTGCCGTGTTCTGTACGAGAGTTGGGTAATCCAAACATCATGGTGAACGCTGTGAATATGAACGTTACTTGGTCCAGATCAGACCTGAATGATTCACTGGTTCATCTCTACGGGAATCATAAAGATCTAAACACAGATCAGAATCCTTTTTACAGAGGAAGAACCGCTGTGTTTAAAGAGGAGCTGAAGAATGGAGACGTCTCACTGAAACTCTCCAACGTTCGGATTACTGATGAAGGAGAATACACATGCAGAGTTGACTCTAAGTTCTGGGAGGATTCTAAAACTACTAAACTCTCAGTTGAAG ctgtgggAAGTGAACCAGTGATCACTGTGGAGAAATATGAATCAGGAAAGTTCACTTTACTGTGTGAATCTAAAGGCTGGTATCCTGAACCTGAGCTTCAGTGGAAAAACAGTAAAGGAGTTAATGTGACTGCAGAAACAGAAACTCAGGAAGTCGCTGATCTCTTTAATGTGAAAAGCAGAATCACAGTAGAGGAAATCGACTCATACTACTGCTCAGTGACACAGAGAGTTCATGAGAAGGAGGAACGGATTGATGCTCAATCCCTGCACG